A stretch of the Leptolyngbya sp. FACHB-261 genome encodes the following:
- a CDS encoding TetR/AcrR family transcriptional regulator, translated as MNRLLSSSAALRCPPRQARSQQRLQQILDAALAVLSEVGYEGMTTEAIALRAGTSKGSVYRFFPDRAAVFAALTERWAAHMRQLFATAVGPDAAQMPLAEFVTRTIDVLDRFYTSQPEYQAIPIQVRLSPELQGIYSELNRELAQQLAAFFALRQADLPLTKRTLMAQVSVEMVSAVQLLSFTQEPVIQQEMVNEIKSAIFNYLKPHFEPELT; from the coding sequence ATGAACCGCTTGCTCTCTTCGTCAGCCGCCTTGCGTTGTCCACCCCGGCAGGCTCGCAGCCAGCAACGGCTCCAACAGATTCTAGATGCTGCTTTGGCGGTTCTCAGTGAGGTTGGCTACGAGGGTATGACGACTGAGGCAATTGCTCTCCGGGCTGGCACCTCTAAGGGGTCGGTGTACCGCTTCTTTCCAGACCGCGCTGCTGTTTTCGCGGCCCTCACCGAACGCTGGGCCGCCCACATGCGTCAACTATTTGCTACAGCTGTTGGGCCAGATGCGGCGCAGATGCCGCTAGCAGAGTTTGTTACTCGCACGATTGATGTTTTGGATCGTTTCTACACTTCACAGCCTGAATATCAGGCTATACCCATTCAAGTTCGCCTCTCCCCAGAATTGCAGGGCATATACAGTGAGCTGAACCGAGAGTTGGCCCAACAGCTAGCGGCTTTCTTTGCGCTGCGTCAGGCCGATTTACCTTTGACTAAACGAACATTAATGGCGCAAGTGAGTGTAGAAATGGTCAGTGCTGTGCAATTACTCTCCTTCACGCAAGAGCCAGTCATTCAGCAGGAGATGGTCAATGAAATTAAAAGTGCAATATTTAACTACTTAAAACCCCATTTTGAACCTGAATTAACTTGA
- a CDS encoding peptidoglycan-binding protein yields MDKVFRAILRTKRLLISEGYGPNLPVTGYFGDETAAAVENFQQAAGLAQDGVVGPDTWQALIVPTVAN; encoded by the coding sequence TTGGACAAAGTCTTCAGGGCTATTCTGCGGACCAAACGGCTGCTGATCAGTGAAGGCTACGGGCCTAATCTGCCGGTCACAGGCTATTTCGGTGATGAAACGGCAGCTGCTGTTGAAAATTTTCAGCAAGCTGCGGGTTTAGCCCAAGACGGTGTTGTCGGTCCTGATACCTGGCAAGCGCTGATTGTGCCTACAGTAGCCAACTAG